The Chryseobacterium sp. G0186 genome includes the window TAGTGTACAGAGACCGTTATATACAGGCTACCCTTTTACTTTGGGTTGCCACATTTTTAATTCAAATTTACTTTAAGAAATGAAGCCGAATTTCACACAGAAAGTTACAAACTGGGGCAATTTCCCGGTAGTGGAAAAAGAAATGAGATCTGAGGATAGCTTCAAAAAAATAAAAGAGTTTGTACTCAATCATAACGAAGTTATTGCAAGAGGAAATGGAAGATGCTATGGAGATGCTTCGTTGGGAGAATCAATATTTTCTACAAAGAAATTAAATAAATTCATCAGTTTTGACCGTTTAAACGGGATCATAGAGTGTGAATCCGGAGTATTGCTTTCAGATGTTCTTGAAATATCAGTTCCGCAGGGATATTTCCTGTATGTAACTCCGGGAACAAAATTTATTTCAGTAGGAGGAGCCATTGCTTCCGATGTTCATGGGAAAAATCACCATGCAGAAGGGTGTTTTTCAGAATATGTGATTGAATTTAAACTCATGACAGAGAATGGGGAAATTATTACCTGTTCAAGAGAGGAAAATTCTGGGAAGTTCTGGGCTACCATTGGTGGAATGGGACTTACAGGGATTATTCTTACAGCAAAGTTTAAGCTTAAAAACATAGAATCTGCATACATCCGTCAGGAGAGTATTAAAGCAGAAAATCTGGATGAGATCTTTAAATTGTTTGATGAAAGTGAAAGCTGGACCTATACCGTAGCTTGGATAGACTGTCTTCAAAAAGGAAAAAATATCGGAAGAAGTATTCTGATGAGAGGAGAACATGCCTTTCAACATGAACTTCCACAGAATTTGGCGAAAAATTCTTTACGATTAAAGAAAAAAATGCAACCTACCATTCCTTTTTATTTTCCAGGATTTGTATTGAATGCACTGACGGTGAAAATCTTCAATTGGCTATACTATAAAAAACAATCTAAAAAGGAAGTAAAGAACTTTATAGATTACGAAACTTTTTTCTATCCTTTAGATGCCATTAATGAATGGAACAAAATCTACGGAAAGTCAGGGTTTATACAGTACCAAATGGTTATTCCGAAAGAAACAGGAAAAGAGGGAATGAAAAAAATTCTTGAAACCATTGCTAATAGCGGAAACGGTTCTTTCCTTGCTGTTTTAAAACTTTTTGGAAAACATAATCCTGAGGCTTATAATTCATTTCCGGTAGAGGGCTATACGCTGGCACTGGATTTTAAAGTGAATTCAAAACTGAAGAAGCTGGTAGACCAATTAGACAGCATCGTGCAGGAATTTGGAGGAAGAATTTATCTTACTAAAGACAGTATGAGCAGATCTTCACTGACCAATTACCTGAAAAATATTCAAAATCCTAAATTTGTGTCTTTACAGCACAAAAGAATCATAAACAATAACTCATAATGATAGTTCTGGGAAGTACATCTGAAGTAGCACAGGCATTTGTTGAAAAAGCACTTCAAGAAGGAGAAAAATTTGAAAAAATCTATCTTTTTACCTCAAATAAAGAAACTACAGAAAGATTTGCAAGACATATTGATGTAAAGTTTCTGCAGCAGTCCGAAGTCATAGAATTGGATCTGATGAAAGAAATAGATTACAACAGATTTGATAATGTCAATTCAAATGTATTATTTTGCGCTGTAGGATATTTGGGAGACGGAACAGAAGAAGGATTATATGATAATAAGAATACAGAACGTATCATTACGATCAATTACTCCAAGCTGATTCCGGTAATGAACTATTTTGCCCATAAATTTGAAAGCAGAAGATCGGGAACAATTATCGGGCTTTCATCAGTGGCAGGAGACAGAGGAAGACAGAGTAACTTTATCTATGGAAGTGCAAAGGCTGCCTTTACAGCATACCTGAGTGGCCTGAGGAATTATCTTTTTAGTAAAAAAGTACACGTTCTGACGGTAAAACCTGGATTTATGGCTACCAAAATGACAGAGGGATTACCTTTGAACCCTAAGTTGACTGCTACCCCAAAGCAAGCGGCAGCCTGCATTTATAAAGCCTTTAAAAAGCAGAAAGATGTGGCGTATGTCTTACCGATTTGGAGTATTATTATGATGATTATCAGGAATATTCCTGAATTTATATTTAAAAAATTAAAGCTTTAAAAATGAAAAAATTGTATTGTTTTGATTTTGACGGAACACTGACGTATAAGGATACCATGTTTATGTATCTTAAATTCTACGATTCTACAAAATATAGAATACAATTTTTAAGACACGTACCTCTTTTTATTCTGTTGAAGCTTAAATTGGCTGAAACAGAAAAGGTAAAGAAAAGTTTTATTGGTTCTATTCTTAAAGGACAGACCCAGGAAAAAATTGAATTAAAATCCAAGCAGTTCTTTGAGTTGCATTACCCTAAAATTGTAAGGGAAAATGCCCTGGACTTTATACAAAATATCGATAGGAATAATACACAAAGCTTATTGGTAACTGCCTCGCTGGACATCTGGGTGAAACCTTTTGCCGAGAAGCTGAAAATGCAGCTCGTATCTACGCGTGCAGAGTTTAAAAACGGAGTTTTTACAGGAAATTTTATCGGAAAAAACTGCAACGGAAAAGAAAAACTGGTCAGAATAAAGGAGGAAATTCATGATTCCAGGTATGATAAAATTATTGCATTTGGTGATACTTCCGGAGATAAGCCAATGTTGAAATGGGCAAATGAGGGACATTACCAATTTTTTCATTAATTTTGGAGGATAAAAGTGTAAAAAATGAAAAGCCTGT containing:
- a CDS encoding FAD-binding oxidoreductase; translated protein: MKPNFTQKVTNWGNFPVVEKEMRSEDSFKKIKEFVLNHNEVIARGNGRCYGDASLGESIFSTKKLNKFISFDRLNGIIECESGVLLSDVLEISVPQGYFLYVTPGTKFISVGGAIASDVHGKNHHAEGCFSEYVIEFKLMTENGEIITCSREENSGKFWATIGGMGLTGIILTAKFKLKNIESAYIRQESIKAENLDEIFKLFDESESWTYTVAWIDCLQKGKNIGRSILMRGEHAFQHELPQNLAKNSLRLKKKMQPTIPFYFPGFVLNALTVKIFNWLYYKKQSKKEVKNFIDYETFFYPLDAINEWNKIYGKSGFIQYQMVIPKETGKEGMKKILETIANSGNGSFLAVLKLFGKHNPEAYNSFPVEGYTLALDFKVNSKLKKLVDQLDSIVQEFGGRIYLTKDSMSRSSLTNYLKNIQNPKFVSLQHKRIINNNS
- a CDS encoding SDR family NAD(P)-dependent oxidoreductase → MIVLGSTSEVAQAFVEKALQEGEKFEKIYLFTSNKETTERFARHIDVKFLQQSEVIELDLMKEIDYNRFDNVNSNVLFCAVGYLGDGTEEGLYDNKNTERIITINYSKLIPVMNYFAHKFESRRSGTIIGLSSVAGDRGRQSNFIYGSAKAAFTAYLSGLRNYLFSKKVHVLTVKPGFMATKMTEGLPLNPKLTATPKQAAACIYKAFKKQKDVAYVLPIWSIIMMIIRNIPEFIFKKLKL
- a CDS encoding HAD family hydrolase, encoding MKKLYCFDFDGTLTYKDTMFMYLKFYDSTKYRIQFLRHVPLFILLKLKLAETEKVKKSFIGSILKGQTQEKIELKSKQFFELHYPKIVRENALDFIQNIDRNNTQSLLVTASLDIWVKPFAEKLKMQLVSTRAEFKNGVFTGNFIGKNCNGKEKLVRIKEEIHDSRYDKIIAFGDTSGDKPMLKWANEGHYQFFH